A window of Aliarcobacter trophiarum LMG 25534 contains these coding sequences:
- a CDS encoding SPOR domain-containing protein — MQIMGDDFVKKVQLKQEKEELEKKLSELDETRISMGNINLTNNLNNAYKGIDSNSDDMNEMNRLQQNINYDDSNEFDNIMLNQQQSGEDNKKKYLILGIVLVVLFLLTIIIIRLLTSDSKKEDPFTSNNQNSSEMKTLSENSGNIEDRYKRILDDKAKKESSEPVVTQPTNSSNEKLDMIKETKEETRLAQNENFEDNSISNETLDETIKKIEEKKQVTKPSEAKTTAKAQTEQKKSIRDLVEGNQATKTTTQDTTSASGYFIQIGAFSKRPNESYLKNITNQGFKYKIIQEDIKGTAFNKLLIGPYSSRAAALNDVSSVKSKLNIQNTFIVNY, encoded by the coding sequence ATGCAAATAATGGGTGATGATTTCGTAAAAAAAGTTCAACTAAAACAAGAGAAAGAAGAACTTGAAAAAAAACTGAGCGAACTTGATGAAACAAGGATATCTATGGGAAATATAAATCTTACAAATAATCTAAACAATGCCTATAAAGGTATAGATAGTAATAGTGATGATATGAATGAGATGAATAGACTACAGCAAAATATCAATTATGATGATAGCAATGAGTTTGATAATATTATGTTAAATCAACAACAAAGTGGAGAAGATAATAAAAAGAAATACTTAATTTTAGGTATTGTTTTAGTTGTTCTTTTTTTACTAACTATTATTATAATAAGACTTTTAACAAGTGATTCAAAAAAAGAGGACCCATTTACATCAAATAATCAAAACTCTTCTGAAATGAAAACTCTATCAGAAAATAGTGGAAATATTGAAGATAGATATAAAAGAATATTAGATGATAAAGCAAAAAAAGAGAGTTCTGAACCAGTAGTAACTCAACCTACAAATAGCTCAAATGAGAAACTTGATATGATCAAAGAGACAAAAGAGGAAACTAGACTTGCTCAAAATGAGAACTTTGAAGATAACTCTATTTCAAATGAAACTCTAGATGAAACTATAAAGAAAATAGAAGAGAAAAAACAAGTTACAAAACCTAGTGAAGCAAAAACAACTGCAAAAGCACAAACTGAACAAAAAAAATCTATAAGAGACTTAGTTGAGGGGAATCAAGCGACAAAAACAACAACTCAAGATACAACTAGTGCAAGTGGTTACTTTATTCAAATTGGAGCATTCTCAAAAAGACCAAATGAGAGCTATTTAAAGAATATAACAAATCAAGGTTTTAAATATAAAATAATCCAAGAAGATATAAAAGGTACTGCTTTTAATAAGCTTTTAATTGGTCCATACAGTAGTAGAGCCGCTGCTTTAAACGATGTATCATCTGTAAAAAGTAAATTAAATATTCAAAATACTTTTATAGTAAATTACTAG
- a CDS encoding anthranilate synthase component I family protein, which translates to MNFYSKTLFLDQFTPVSIYEKIKALYKEELTFLFESSISSNNDGNFSYIIIGDRERIWHKNSECFFKNESGEIEKVDNNPLIFLKKYYKNFDKSIYKDKAKELGIGLIDGFIGNVGYDIGKEFEPKLKASMNSLEDELNIPDLDLIRPKIVLGYSHKTSKLVLLTSIDELKEELNNIENELLKPYYHTPLKKAKLLDEGKFNFTKNEFFSIVEKSKEMIRAGDIFQILISNRFTQRAIVDNLSFYRALRSKNPSPYLYLLEFEDFSIAGSSPEVMIRLIDGHLLLRPIAGTRKRGSTLEKDLEMENELINDKKERAEHLMLVDLGRNDVGRVARAGSVKVTELMRVERYSHVMHIVSDVEAVLDEKYDMFDLFMATFTAGTMTGAPKIRAMELIANFEKIKRSFYSGSIAYFGFDGNMDSAITIRTSLITKDKIIFQSGAGIVADSVNEDEYLEVHNKLAANIATLKELS; encoded by the coding sequence ATGAATTTTTATAGTAAAACTCTATTTTTAGACCAATTTACACCTGTTTCAATATATGAAAAAATAAAAGCTCTTTATAAAGAAGAGCTTACTTTTCTATTTGAAAGTAGTATTAGCTCAAATAACGATGGTAATTTTTCATATATAATAATTGGAGATAGAGAGAGAATTTGGCATAAAAATAGTGAATGTTTTTTTAAAAATGAGAGTGGAGAAATAGAAAAAGTTGACAACAATCCTCTAATATTCTTAAAAAAGTATTATAAAAATTTTGATAAAAGTATATATAAGGATAAAGCAAAAGAGCTAGGAATTGGCTTAATAGATGGATTTATTGGGAATGTTGGTTATGATATAGGAAAAGAGTTTGAGCCAAAATTAAAAGCTTCTATGAACTCTTTAGAAGATGAGTTAAATATTCCTGATTTAGATTTAATAAGACCAAAAATAGTTTTAGGGTACTCTCATAAAACTTCTAAACTAGTGCTACTGACATCAATAGATGAACTAAAAGAAGAGTTAAATAATATAGAGAATGAGCTTTTAAAACCATACTATCATACTCCACTAAAAAAAGCGAAACTTTTAGATGAAGGGAAATTCAACTTTACAAAAAATGAGTTTTTCTCTATTGTTGAAAAATCTAAAGAGATGATAAGAGCTGGAGATATTTTCCAAATTTTAATCTCAAATAGATTTACTCAAAGAGCTATAGTAGATAACCTATCTTTTTATAGAGCCTTAAGAAGTAAAAATCCAAGTCCATACTTATATCTTCTTGAGTTTGAAGATTTTTCTATTGCTGGAAGTAGCCCTGAGGTTATGATTAGACTAATAGATGGTCACCTACTTTTAAGACCAATTGCAGGTACTAGAAAAAGAGGTTCTACTTTAGAAAAAGATTTAGAGATGGAAAATGAACTGATCAACGATAAAAAAGAACGTGCAGAACACTTAATGCTTGTTGATTTAGGAAGAAATGATGTAGGTCGTGTAGCTCGTGCTGGAAGTGTGAAAGTAACTGAGCTTATGAGAGTAGAAAGATACTCTCATGTTATGCATATAGTTTCAGATGTTGAGGCTGTTTTGGATGAAAAATATGATATGTTTGACCTATTTATGGCAACTTTTACTGCTGGAACAATGACAGGTGCTCCAAAAATAAGAGCTATGGAACTAATAGCAAACTTTGAAAAGATTAAAAGAAGTTTCTACTCAGGAAGCATAGCTTACTTTGGTTTTGATGGAAATATGGATAGTGCAATTACTATTAGAACTTCACTTATTACAAAAGATAAGATAATTTTTCAATCTGGGGCTGGAATTGTTGCAGACTCCGTAAATGAAGATGAATACTTAGAAGTTCATAATAAACTAGCAGCAAATATTGCAACTTTAAAAGAGTTATCGTAA
- a CDS encoding pyridoxine 5'-phosphate synthase, which produces MLLGVNIDHIATLREARKINDPNPLDALSICKLSGADQITIHLREDRRHIHDLDAKAIIEHSALPINLECSINSTIIDIVYKLKPYRVTLVPENRKEVTTEGGLDLENNFQKISRAIAQLQNSGIEVSLFIDPTLKSVELANMLGASWIELHTGSYANIFAMLYTNLKHTQHSIKELELPNEKLKNMLDTSLENIKNSSSLAVNLGLKVAAGHGLNYQNVKNICELKDIIELNIGQSIIARSVFTGLSSAIVEMKNLISK; this is translated from the coding sequence ATGTTACTTGGAGTAAATATTGACCATATAGCAACTTTAAGAGAAGCTAGAAAAATAAATGACCCAAACCCTTTGGATGCTCTAAGTATTTGTAAACTTAGTGGTGCAGATCAAATAACTATTCACTTAAGAGAGGATAGAAGACATATTCATGATTTAGATGCAAAAGCAATTATTGAGCATTCAGCTCTTCCTATAAATTTGGAATGTTCTATAAATAGTACTATTATTGATATAGTTTATAAATTAAAACCTTATAGAGTGACATTAGTTCCTGAAAATAGAAAAGAGGTCACAACAGAAGGTGGACTTGATTTAGAAAATAATTTTCAAAAAATTAGTCGTGCTATTGCACAATTACAAAATAGTGGTATAGAAGTTTCACTTTTTATAGATCCAACTTTAAAATCTGTAGAACTTGCTAATATGTTAGGAGCTTCTTGGATAGAACTTCATACAGGAAGCTATGCAAATATATTTGCTATGCTTTATACAAATTTGAAACATACTCAACACTCAATAAAAGAGCTAGAGCTTCCAAATGAAAAATTAAAAAATATGCTTGATACTAGTTTGGAAAATATAAAAAACTCTTCTTCTCTTGCTGTAAATCTAGGTTTAAAAGTAGCAGCTGGTCATGGATTAAATTACCAAAATGTAAAAAATATTTGTGAGTTAAAAGATATTATTGAACTAAATATTGGTCAAAGTATTATTGCTAGATCAGTTTTTACAGGTCTATCTTCTGCAATAGTTGAGATGAAAAATCTTATTTCAAAATGA
- the pdxA gene encoding 4-hydroxythreonine-4-phosphate dehydrogenase, with the protein MTNFPKIAISVGDLNGIGIEIALKSHNTIKEFCQPIYCINRQMLEQASILLNISIPDDFNIYETFGDFEIIPSKATKEAGIFSYLSFMDAITLANIKNVDAICTLPINKEAWGKAKLKYKGHTEVLRDFYKKDAIMMLGCSSMYVALFTEHIALKDVAKNIKTNKLVKFLKDFISCTSASKVAVLALNPHAGDGGVLGKEEKKIRKAIKKANKIFGSDIFSNPLVPDTAFSPNNRKNYKYFVAMYHDQGLAPLKALYFDESINVSLNLPIIRTSVDHGTAFDIAYKNKNPNTKSYINAIKEAISLSKK; encoded by the coding sequence ATGACAAACTTCCCAAAAATTGCTATTAGTGTTGGAGATTTAAATGGTATTGGAATTGAAATAGCTCTAAAATCTCACAATACTATCAAAGAGTTTTGCCAACCAATCTATTGCATAAATAGACAAATGCTAGAACAAGCATCAATACTTTTAAATATCTCTATTCCTGATGATTTTAATATATATGAAACCTTTGGTGATTTTGAAATAATTCCTTCAAAAGCTACAAAAGAAGCTGGTATCTTTTCATATCTATCTTTTATGGATGCAATAACTCTAGCAAATATCAAAAATGTAGATGCAATTTGTACTTTACCAATAAACAAAGAAGCTTGGGGTAAAGCAAAGCTAAAATATAAAGGACATACTGAAGTTTTAAGAGATTTTTACAAAAAAGATGCAATTATGATGCTAGGCTGTTCTTCTATGTATGTAGCACTTTTTACAGAACATATTGCACTAAAAGATGTTGCAAAGAATATAAAAACTAATAAATTAGTAAAATTCTTAAAAGATTTCATATCTTGTACTAGTGCTTCAAAAGTTGCAGTTTTAGCTCTAAATCCACACGCGGGAGATGGTGGAGTTTTGGGGAAAGAAGAGAAAAAAATAAGAAAAGCTATCAAAAAAGCAAATAAGATTTTTGGTTCTGATATCTTTTCAAATCCTCTTGTACCTGATACTGCTTTTTCTCCAAATAATAGAAAGAACTATAAATATTTTGTAGCTATGTACCACGATCAAGGATTAGCTCCACTAAAAGCACTATATTTTGATGAAAGTATAAATGTAAGTTTAAATCTTCCTATTATAAGAACAAGTGTAGATCATGGAACAGCTTTTGATATAGCATATAAAAATAAGAACCCAAATACAAAAAGCTATATAAATGCAATAAAAGAGGCTATTAGCCTAAGCAAAAAATGA
- a CDS encoding ATP-binding protein: MKLLEENYQLNFSKINFLERKTKIENKKTIICGASKVGKSYLIFDYLRNFKSEEYLYIDFFDFRNRTIFEELDFLEEFIFSKDIKVLILENFNYECKIPNCENIILTSQKNIKHKDFKIIELFALDFEEYLLFDNKNQNITQSFNNFLKYGNLPLSINLEEHKKVLKLQEILKLNSKDNTSYEISKILIENIDEKKSIFQLFNQLKSKIKISKDRFYEECKELEDKNSIFFIEKYNQEKSLKKIYSYNYAFLGAISFSKKFKQEFTNMVFLELLKENKTIYYLDNIDFYIKEDNLAIVCIPFFNIDLNSNLLKKIIKTALEVDIEKIEIITISNNQKIDNKKIHIETIVFYEWALI, encoded by the coding sequence ATGAAACTACTTGAAGAGAACTATCAATTAAACTTTTCAAAAATAAACTTTTTGGAGAGAAAAACAAAAATAGAAAATAAAAAAACAATCATTTGTGGAGCTTCAAAAGTTGGTAAATCTTATTTAATTTTTGATTATTTAAGAAACTTCAAGAGTGAAGAGTATTTATATATCGATTTCTTTGATTTCAGAAATCGAACTATCTTTGAAGAGTTAGATTTTTTAGAAGAGTTTATTTTTTCTAAAGATATAAAAGTTCTAATTTTAGAAAATTTTAATTATGAGTGTAAAATTCCAAATTGTGAAAATATTATTTTAACTTCTCAAAAAAATATCAAGCATAAAGATTTCAAAATAATAGAGCTCTTTGCATTAGATTTTGAAGAGTACCTATTATTTGATAACAAAAATCAAAATATCACTCAAAGTTTTAATAACTTTTTAAAATATGGAAACTTACCACTTTCAATAAATTTAGAAGAGCATAAAAAAGTTTTAAAACTACAAGAGATATTAAAGTTAAACTCAAAAGATAATACAAGTTATGAGATTTCAAAAATTTTAATAGAAAATATTGATGAAAAAAAGTCTATTTTTCAACTCTTTAATCAACTAAAATCAAAGATAAAAATATCAAAGGATAGATTTTATGAGGAGTGTAAAGAGCTAGAAGATAAAAACTCCATTTTTTTTATTGAAAAGTATAATCAAGAGAAAAGTTTAAAAAAAATATACTCATATAACTATGCTTTTTTGGGAGCTATTAGCTTTTCAAAGAAATTTAAGCAAGAGTTCACAAATATGGTTTTTTTGGAACTTTTAAAAGAGAATAAAACTATCTATTATCTTGATAATATCGATTTTTATATAAAAGAAGATAATTTAGCTATTGTTTGTATTCCTTTTTTTAATATTGATTTAAACTCTAATTTACTAAAGAAAATCATTAAAACTGCTTTAGAAGTAGATATAGAAAAAATAGAGATTATTACTATCTCAAATAATCAAAAAATAGATAACAAAAAGATACATATTGAAACAATTGTATTTTATGAATGGGCTTTAATTTAA
- a CDS encoding diguanylate cyclase, which produces MEKRLINFIKYAPMIFIPLIVFLVFYLIITGYKSTLNSNFEVYKNDLIDKQKSLVKTNIQIATQIFENQIFLADNKEKAYKSFFNLIKNINSTASDYYFIFNTKGDVIIHSFLSHLEGENLFIFNNENYNNVVKLITTNSTEDRYVSYKWLNPNTNLEEEKVSFVRQLPNTDLIIGSGFYLGDINKIVEYKKDIEEREHEKSINITLTLAIIFTLLSFVLSYIISKMLLNEFNILNGSLKEKSIELQKLNSELEIKVENRTSKLKDAYKKMQNLASIDDLTKIYNRFYFFNAFNQQLARLKSDKIGFSLIMFDLDHFKNVNDTYGHDVGDYVLHETCRVVEESLRKDDIFARIGGEEFLISLPNTDIENAFYIAQRIKQNIEEHNFKNIPKLTISLGVAEATEPITSTELLKRVDIALYKAKKEGRNRVIAFKS; this is translated from the coding sequence ATGGAAAAAAGATTAATAAATTTTATAAAATATGCTCCTATGATTTTTATTCCTTTGATTGTTTTTTTGGTTTTTTATCTAATAATAACAGGTTATAAATCTACATTAAATAGTAATTTTGAAGTCTATAAAAATGACTTAATAGATAAACAAAAAAGCTTAGTAAAAACAAATATCCAAATTGCTACACAGATATTTGAGAATCAAATATTTTTGGCAGACAATAAAGAGAAAGCCTATAAATCATTCTTCAACTTAATAAAAAATATAAATAGCACTGCAAGTGATTATTACTTTATCTTTAATACAAAAGGTGATGTTATTATACACTCCTTTTTAAGCCATCTTGAGGGTGAAAATCTATTTATTTTTAATAATGAAAACTATAATAATGTAGTAAAATTAATTACAACCAACTCTACAGAAGATAGATATGTATCATACAAATGGTTAAATCCAAACACAAATTTAGAAGAGGAGAAAGTCTCTTTTGTAAGACAACTTCCAAATACTGATTTGATTATTGGTAGTGGATTTTATTTAGGAGATATTAATAAAATTGTAGAGTATAAAAAAGATATTGAAGAAAGAGAACATGAGAAAAGTATAAATATTACTTTGACTTTGGCTATTATTTTTACTCTTTTATCTTTTGTTTTATCTTATATTATTTCAAAAATGCTTTTAAATGAGTTTAATATTTTAAATGGTTCACTAAAAGAAAAATCTATTGAACTTCAAAAATTAAATAGTGAATTGGAAATAAAGGTTGAAAATCGTACTAGTAAATTAAAAGATGCCTACAAAAAAATGCAAAACTTAGCCTCTATTGACGATTTAACAAAAATATATAATAGGTTCTATTTTTTCAATGCCTTTAACCAACAACTTGCACGTCTAAAGTCTGATAAAATAGGTTTTAGTTTGATAATGTTTGATTTAGACCATTTTAAAAATGTAAATGATACCTATGGGCATGATGTTGGGGATTATGTGCTACATGAAACTTGTAGAGTTGTTGAAGAATCTCTAAGAAAAGATGATATTTTTGCTAGAATTGGTGGAGAAGAGTTCTTAATTTCTCTACCAAATACAGATATTGAAAATGCCTTTTATATAGCTCAAAGGATAAAACAAAATATAGAAGAGCATAATTTTAAGAATATTCCAAAACTTACAATTAGCCTTGGTGTAGCAGAAGCAACTGAACCAATTACAAGTACAGAACTTCTAAAAAGAGTAGATATTGCTTTATATAAAGCAAAAAAAGAGGGAAGGAATAGAGTAATTGCTTTTAAAAGTTAA
- a CDS encoding TIGR02117 family protein, giving the protein MFREFLKYVFFTLLFIFLSVFIYLLSEYTFSKITTNYGTNEDLKYEIFIKSNGVHTDIVLPIKSDIINWFEFFDFEDTLSKRDNFTYISIGWGDKGFYLDTPTWAELKLSTALIAGFGLGNAALHITYYDEIIKDELTYKIDISKKQYISIISTIKESLKYSDEKPINIKTTAQYGQNDAFYEAIGSYSIFHTCNTWTNNLLKKASLPASFWVAFDDGILYQYKKSNP; this is encoded by the coding sequence ATGTTTAGAGAATTTTTGAAATATGTTTTTTTTACTCTATTGTTTATCTTTTTATCTGTATTTATATATTTATTAAGTGAATATACTTTTTCAAAAATTACAACAAATTATGGTACAAATGAAGATTTAAAGTATGAGATATTTATAAAATCAAATGGAGTGCATACAGATATAGTTTTGCCAATAAAAAGTGATATTATAAATTGGTTTGAGTTTTTTGATTTTGAAGATACTTTAAGTAAAAGAGACAATTTTACATATATTAGTATTGGTTGGGGAGATAAAGGATTTTATTTGGATACTCCAACTTGGGCTGAGTTAAAACTAAGCACTGCTTTAATTGCAGGATTTGGACTTGGAAATGCAGCTTTGCATATTACATATTATGATGAGATTATAAAAGATGAATTAACATATAAAATAGATATATCAAAAAAGCAGTATATTTCAATAATCTCTACAATAAAAGAGTCTTTAAAATATAGTGATGAAAAACCAATAAATATTAAAACAACAGCACAATATGGACAAAATGATGCTTTTTATGAGGCAATAGGAAGTTATAGTATTTTCCATACTTGTAATACATGGACAAATAATCTACTTAAAAAAGCATCTTTACCTGCTTCTTTTTGGGTAGCTTTTGATGATGGAATTTTGTATCAGTATAAAAAAAGCAACCCTTAA
- a CDS encoding SixA phosphatase family protein encodes MKKLFIVRHTTKQREVPNEYDYDTELTKEGIEKATQMAQKLALENHQIDLIVASPAVRTRHTAEIFAKELEYNKTIMLNEVLYMAFVNELIETITYTYDSVDSMLIVGHNPSLTALAVTLLGFKEKFEEGAIMQIDFNCDSWIDIDKNNAKLISYTIPK; translated from the coding sequence ATGAAAAAACTTTTCATAGTAAGACATACAACAAAACAAAGAGAAGTACCAAACGAATATGATTATGATACAGAATTAACTAAAGAAGGAATAGAAAAAGCAACTCAAATGGCTCAAAAATTGGCTTTAGAAAATCATCAAATTGATTTAATTGTTGCAAGTCCAGCAGTAAGGACAAGACACACAGCTGAAATTTTTGCAAAAGAGCTAGAATATAACAAAACTATAATGCTAAATGAAGTTTTATATATGGCATTTGTAAATGAATTAATTGAAACTATTACCTATACTTATGATAGTGTAGATAGTATGTTAATAGTAGGTCACAACCCATCTTTAACTGCTTTAGCTGTTACACTTTTGGGTTTTAAAGAGAAGTTTGAAGAGGGTGCAATTATGCAAATAGATTTTAATTGCGATAGTTGGATTGATATTGATAAAAACAATGCAAAACTAATAAGCTATACTATTCCTAAATAG
- the mnmE gene encoding tRNA uridine-5-carboxymethylaminomethyl(34) synthesis GTPase MnmE: MYQDDTIVAIATASGIGSISIVRVSGAKALEISLKISQKSTITPRVATLSYLYDKDKSIIDEAIILYFKAPNSFTGEDIVEFQIHGGVAIASLILDSVLEYGARMATAGEFSKRAFLNNKIDLSKAEAISKIIEARSSDAVKLLARQLKGELKDFVEEIREDLLFMLAYTEVSIDYAEEDLPTDIFLKIEEKIGKIEQKLENTLDASRRREGMIDGFKVAIIGKPNVGKSSLLNKLLNYDRAIISDIAGTTRDTIEESVKIGTHIIKIVDTAGIRENTSDIIEQIGIEKSINAINEADIIVALFDNSRIKDSEDDKILELLASQDSKNIIKVLNKTDLPKIFENELLGDFIELSTKESINLLIKRIEKVLDENSGTDELTLVSKRQISSVENTLNSIKMAKSPLYSGELEFFAHHITEALHEISNITRPYENDEMLDVMFGEFCLGK; the protein is encoded by the coding sequence TTGTATCAAGACGATACTATTGTAGCAATTGCTACTGCATCAGGAATAGGTTCAATTTCTATAGTGAGAGTTTCAGGAGCAAAAGCTCTTGAAATCTCACTTAAAATATCACAAAAGTCTACTATAACTCCAAGAGTAGCAACACTCTCTTATTTATACGACAAAGATAAAAGTATTATTGATGAAGCCATTATCTTATATTTTAAAGCTCCAAACTCTTTTACAGGAGAAGATATTGTTGAGTTTCAAATTCATGGTGGGGTTGCTATTGCTTCACTTATTTTGGATAGTGTTTTAGAGTATGGTGCTAGAATGGCAACTGCTGGAGAGTTTTCAAAAAGAGCCTTTTTGAACAATAAAATAGATTTGAGTAAAGCAGAAGCTATCTCAAAAATAATTGAAGCAAGAAGTAGTGATGCTGTTAAATTATTAGCTAGACAGCTAAAGGGTGAGTTAAAAGATTTTGTAGAAGAAATTAGAGAAGATTTACTCTTTATGCTTGCATATACAGAGGTTTCTATTGATTATGCTGAAGAAGATTTACCTACAGATATTTTTCTGAAAATAGAGGAAAAAATAGGAAAGATAGAACAAAAACTAGAAAATACACTAGATGCTAGTAGAAGAAGAGAAGGTATGATAGATGGCTTTAAAGTTGCAATTATTGGAAAGCCAAATGTTGGAAAATCTAGTCTTTTAAACAAGCTACTTAATTATGATAGAGCTATTATTTCAGATATTGCTGGAACTACAAGAGATACTATTGAAGAGAGTGTAAAGATAGGAACTCATATTATTAAAATAGTTGATACTGCTGGAATTAGAGAAAATACAAGCGATATTATTGAGCAAATTGGAATTGAAAAATCAATAAATGCAATAAATGAAGCAGATATTATAGTAGCTTTATTTGATAATAGCAGAATCAAAGATAGTGAAGATGATAAAATTTTAGAACTTTTAGCTTCTCAAGATAGTAAAAATATTATAAAAGTTCTGAATAAAACAGATTTACCAAAAATATTTGAAAATGAGTTATTGGGTGATTTTATAGAGCTCTCAACAAAAGAGAGTATAAACTTACTTATTAAAAGAATAGAAAAAGTATTAGATGAAAATAGTGGAACAGATGAGCTTACATTAGTTTCAAAGAGACAAATAAGTAGTGTAGAAAATACATTAAATAGTATAAAAATGGCAAAATCTCCACTGTATAGTGGAGAATTAGAGTTCTTTGCACACCACATAACAGAAGCCTTACATGAGATTTCAAATATTACAAGACCTTATGAAAATGATGAGATGCTTGATGTTATGTTTGGTGAATTTTGTTTGGGAAAATAG
- a CDS encoding Jag N-terminal domain-containing protein yields the protein MKKFEADSLEKAYEMATLEFGCSITELVIEVFQQPSSGFLGFGKKRAIICAVCKTDKTGDSSILKSYKNKSVKIEDVSTRLENSNINGVKKEQTVVSNIEETTCNVPKVEPKEKIFDKFYHEEKQNDISKIIIKKSKDEIISEIKAGLNLLFDKSCFKLDEIKVSFYDDETIFIEFLGEDSALLIGKEGYRYKALSYILFNWINDKFGLMLRLEVAEFLKNQEAAIFLYLEPVIEIIKEKGSFKTKPLDGILVHIALKKLREEFPLKYVAVKTNIKGEKYVLVNEYKQKED from the coding sequence ATGAAAAAGTTTGAAGCAGATAGTTTAGAAAAAGCCTATGAAATGGCGACTTTAGAGTTTGGATGTTCAATTACAGAGCTTGTAATTGAAGTATTTCAACAGCCAAGTAGTGGTTTTTTGGGGTTTGGGAAAAAACGAGCGATAATATGTGCTGTTTGTAAAACAGATAAAACTGGTGATAGTAGTATTTTAAAATCTTATAAAAATAAAAGTGTAAAAATAGAAGATGTTAGTACACGTTTAGAAAACTCAAATATAAATGGTGTTAAAAAAGAGCAAACGGTAGTTTCAAATATTGAAGAAACTACTTGTAATGTTCCAAAAGTTGAACCAAAAGAGAAGATTTTTGATAAGTTTTATCATGAAGAGAAACAAAACGATATTTCTAAAATTATAATTAAAAAATCAAAAGATGAAATAATCTCTGAAATCAAAGCTGGGTTAAACCTTTTATTTGATAAATCTTGTTTTAAATTAGATGAGATAAAAGTTAGTTTTTATGATGATGAAACAATATTTATTGAATTCTTAGGGGAAGATTCAGCACTTTTAATAGGTAAAGAAGGGTATAGATATAAAGCTTTATCATATATTTTATTTAATTGGATAAATGATAAGTTTGGTTTAATGCTTCGTCTTGAAGTAGCCGAATTTTTGAAAAACCAAGAAGCTGCTATTTTTCTATATTTAGAGCCAGTTATTGAGATAATAAAAGAGAAAGGAAGCTTTAAAACTAAGCCATTAGATGGTATTTTAGTACATATAGCACTTAAAAAACTAAGAGAAGAATTTCCTTTGAAATATGTTGCAGTAAAAACAAATATCAAAGGTGAAAAATATGTACTTGTAAATGAGTACAAACAAAAAGAAGATTAA